A window of the Lactuca sativa cultivar Salinas chromosome 7, Lsat_Salinas_v11, whole genome shotgun sequence genome harbors these coding sequences:
- the LOC122195017 gene encoding uncharacterized protein LOC122195017 isoform X1 — protein sequence MRAAAATSRDPRRSLFDRNIREREARAKEVPSLWPVVQGKRRQKNGRLRGCLRSVVCLAVEVDGKKGRYSVLGLLDNHREKMKQKKNVLFFLFAVYTKSRTRVILCSWLESMQKEKNMEVFGFVVFTGNETRTEEDLECLSGFRYPYQSL from the exons ATGCGAGCAGCAGCAGCGACGAGTCGAGACCCTCGGAGGTCTTTGTTCGATAGGAACATAAGAGAAAGGGAAGCGAGGGCAAAGGAGGTTCCCAGTCTTTGGCCGGTTGTGCAGGGGAAACGAAGGCAGAAAAATGGGAGGCTTCGGGGATGTTTGCGATCGGTGGTGTGTTTGGCAGTGGAGGTCGACGGGAAGAAGGGCAGGTATTCGGTGTTGGGTTTGCTTGATAATCACAG GGAGAAAATGAAGCAAAAAAAAAATGTGTTGTTCTTCTTGTTTGCAGTCTACACGAAATCAAGAACACGAGTGATCTTGTGTTCTTGGCTGGAATCGATGCAGAAAGAAAAGAATATGGAGGTGTTTGGGTTTGTTGTTTTCACAGGGAATGAAACACGAACAGAAGAAGATTTAGAGTGTTTGAGTGGGTTTAGGTACCCATACCAGTCACTATAA
- the LOC122195017 gene encoding uncharacterized protein LOC122195017 isoform X2, with translation MRAAAATSRDPRRSLFDRNIREREARAKEVPSLWPVVQGKRRQKNGRLRGCLRSVVCLAVEVDGKKGRYSVLGLLDNHSLHEIKNTSDLVFLAGIDAERKEYGGVWVCCFHRE, from the exons ATGCGAGCAGCAGCAGCGACGAGTCGAGACCCTCGGAGGTCTTTGTTCGATAGGAACATAAGAGAAAGGGAAGCGAGGGCAAAGGAGGTTCCCAGTCTTTGGCCGGTTGTGCAGGGGAAACGAAGGCAGAAAAATGGGAGGCTTCGGGGATGTTTGCGATCGGTGGTGTGTTTGGCAGTGGAGGTCGACGGGAAGAAGGGCAGGTATTCGGTGTTGGGTTTGCTTGATAATCACAG TCTACACGAAATCAAGAACACGAGTGATCTTGTGTTCTTGGCTGGAATCGATGCAGAAAGAAAAGAATATGGAGGTGTTTGGGTTTGTTGTTTTCACAGGGAATGA